One stretch of Brettanomyces nanus chromosome 4, complete sequence DNA includes these proteins:
- a CDS encoding uncharacterized protein (BUSCO:EOG093415QA) — MDEPHKTYRSGEQISGQIILILGKNISNILIKLALVGVIKIHSSSPLRSDKKEYLFNHSIILYGETENNELALTKGEHRFPFIVKLPKKNVHTSISFEKGEIKYSIKSDISDKSAVNDRLWTSEMLLNIVKPINLCLLPEAKPKTLTFRRTKRRMRHVASPTSSINSTESLELQQQTNNNVDGSPSPKSSSDSSDVIKICMEIPSVGYLKGESISVKVSIEHYKQISNVNGIFITLIRVCALDMGEDHEHQSFRKDLAQSIVPLIIDPSSKPPYNVSTSLRVPLDSFPTIVTNLVSFQYYIEVLINMSKSSRFQGPLKTKGLVDDEIIQRGSRDNIYNVDKLKQMKNVLTLTSEIVIGTERKPISKLKTRHRSHRHQHGSANSPVNVASSSFAISCSSSCASSTVTSPSSMSSSRDHNTPNTEHHQSTSVDELMIPAVPSPPAITSPVSAGEEKELIRLREQALMPSQPPPSSPSPPGSTDGSGSRYISGYSMETEESESIDLPAYSEVASIRQQIELADQQLVQNENRRISDHSIETITTPEHD; from the coding sequence ATGGATGAACCACATAAGACGTATCGTTCTGGCGAGCAGATATCGGGACAGATCATACTTATACTGGGCAAGAATATTTCCAATATACTCATTAAGCTTGCATTAGTAGGAGTGATTAAGATTCATTCGAGTTCGCCTCTTCGATCGGACAAAAAGGAGTATTTGTTCAACCACAGCATTATACTCTACGGTGAAACAGAAAACAATGAGCTTGCACTTACTAAAGGCGAACACAGGTTTCCCTTCATAGTAAAGCTaccgaagaagaatgtGCATACGAGCATCTCCTTTGAAAAAGGCGAGATTAAGTACAGTATAAAGAGTGATATATCTGATAAGTCGGCTGTAAATGACCGGTTATGGACATCTGAAATGCTCCTCAATATCGTGAAGCCCATCAATTTATGTCTGCTTCCAGAAGCCAAACCCAAAACGCTGACCTTCCGCAGAACTAAGAGAAGAATGCGTCACGTGGCATCGCctacttcttctatcaattCTACCGAGTCGCTAGAGTTACAGCAACAGACGAATAACAATGTTGATGGCTCTCCATCGCCAAAGTCTTCTTCAGATAGTTCCGATGTGATCAAGATTTGTATGGAAATACCTTCTGTGGGATATCTCAAAGGAGAATCGATCTCCGTCAAAGTGTCCATTGAACACTACAAGCAAATCAGCAACGTTAACGGAATCTTCATAACCCTAATTCGAGTTTGCGCTCTGGATATGGGCGAGGACCACGAGCATCAGTCGTTTCGTAAAGATTTGGCCCAGTCTATTGTTCCATTAATCATTgatccatcatcaaaacCACCTTACAATGTATCTACTTCTCTTAGAGTACCGCTAGACAGCTTTCCTACTATTGTGACAAACTTGGTTTCCTTTCAATATTATATAGAGGTGTTGATAAACATGTCAAAATCTTCTCGATTTCAAGGTCCATTGAAGACCAAAGGACTTgtggatgatgaaatcaTCCAACGGGGATCTCGAGACAATATCTATAATGTGgacaaattgaagcaaATGAAGAACGTGTTAACACTCACTTCTGAAATTGTCATCGGTACGGAAAGAAAACCTATTTCTAAATTGAAAACACGACATAGAAGTCATAGACACCAGCATGGATCAGCGAACAGTCCTGTAAACGTCGCATCATCAAGTTTTGCTATATCATGCTCTTCCTCGTGTGCCTCATCTACGGTCACATCACCTTCTTCGATGTCTAGCTCCAGAGATCATAATACCCCCAATACAGAGCACCATCAATCGACATCGGTTGATGAATTGATGATTCCCGCAGTTCCATCACCACCTGCAATTACAAGCCCAGTTTCTGCCGgggaagagaaggaacTTATACGGCTTAGAGAGCAGGCTTTAATGCCCAGCCAGCCTCCACCTTCCtcaccttctcctccaGGTTCCACTGATGGCAGTGGTTCCAGATATATATCAGGCTACTCAATGGAGACGGAAGAAAGCGAGTCTATCGATCTTCCAGCTTACAGTGAAGTGGCCTCTATTCGGCAGCAAATCGAATTGGCTGATCAGCAACTAGTGCAGAACGAAAACCGACGCATTAGCGATCACTCGATAGAAACCATAACCACTCCTGAACACGACTAG
- a CDS encoding uncharacterized protein (BUSCO:EOG09342XGZ) — MDFNDILQDFENEVKVPKLESDQERSDDVRKLTNAWIQERAVPELLPYEGDLLDRLLNRVRKQLEFIEVNSIELPKHEGEIKLLLVIVENELDRVQFVIRSYVRTRLTKIDEFAIFLRSSDEELAKLSTNETVYMEKHLELLMDLYNRQFLSNMPVELQALDEVAAGISMVDQPDYDRPVFIKCRRNKEVIIDDEEVELTQNASSKASAFGIFCVIFFTCFAFRAFIFLGAYLEQRVFHNYTNSVIIDKEDCTCDPVSDSDQKFQAATKALGAPIDKSFGQIIKEICLPGMNEVYKDVIRLLVAFVVSMLGYALMLAAMSFFILYFFAVCLGLAFGEVFFNRLAIVLGVNRSVGPCTGLH, encoded by the exons ATGGATTTCAACGATATCTTACaagattttgagaatgAGGTCAAAGTTCCAAAGTTGGAGAGTGATCAGGAAAGATCCGACGATGTTCGAAAACTCACCAATGCGTGGATTCAGGAGAGAGCAGTACCAGAACTATTACCGTATGAGGGAGATTTATTGGACAGGTTATTGAATCGAGTGAGAAAACAATTAGAATTTATAGAGGTAAACTCAATCGAATTGCCGAAACATGAAGGAGAGATCAAATTACTCCTCGTCATAGTGGAAAACGAGTTGGATAGAGTTCAATTTGTCATACGATCGTACGTAAGAACCAGACTCACTAAAATCGATGAGTTTGCCATTTTTCTCCGATCCAGCGACGAGGAATTGGCGAAATTGTCTACTAACGAAACTGTGTACATGGAGAAGCATTTGGAATTATTGATGGATCTTTATAATCGGCAATTTTTATCGAATATGCCCGTGGAACTACAGGCTTTAGATGAAGTTGCCGCGGGTATATCAATGGTGGACCAGCCCGATTACGATAGACCGGTATTCAtcaaatgcagaagaaatAAGGAAGTAataattgatgatgaagaggtcGAATTGACTCAAAATG CTTCATCCAAGGCTTCTGCATTTGGTATTTTCTGTGTTATATTCTTCACCTGTTTTGCCTTCAGAGCGTTCATTTTCTTGGGAGCCTATTTGGAGCAAAGAGTTTTCCATAACTACACCAATTCAGTCATTATTGACAAGGAAGATTGTACTTGTGATCCTGTCAGTGATAGTGATCAAAAGTTCCAGGCCGCTACTAAGGCCCTCGGCGCTCCTATTGATAAAAGCTTTGGCCAAATAATTAAGGAAATATGCTTGCCGGGTATGAATGAAGTTTATAAAGATGTAATCAGGCTTCTTGTTGCATTTGTCGTTTCTATGCTAGGTTATGCTTTGATGCTTGCTGCTATGAgtttttttattttgtaTTTCTTTGCTGTTTGCCTTGGTTTAGCATTTGGTGAGGTCTTCTTTAATAGGCTCGCCATTGTGCTTGGTGTCAACCGTTCTGTGGGTCCTTGTACCGGTCTTCATTAG
- a CDS encoding uncharacterized protein (EggNog:ENOG41~BUSCO:EOG09342T21), translating to MSFSFNFQSLQKSLEKTTKSLTSTLQENLGNLPSANEVTSSFQSNMNHIGKEVSNLKPILKRTQRSLQEKFGSISDISELPQEYKDLEKQVDDLQGFYKKMIKATQQYEIESYDYPPNVRESLNDYTKIINEKFTGLSQATTTSEAEAVLLAPRKEQYPKTFAHQFSKVLKSSREAFLSKKTTGNDAEETDPTESESALSKALLLISNSQYKLGDERLEEDKLIISEFNNKITNILRVDFVKADKLRRKVETARLNFDTVRSEIKELQKGDETVEVPETQSKKLENCEDELVNATELAVEAMKELIKPGEPLNLLTIFSKIQLNYHKNVTEELSSLVDSLTTLPADTKDGEEE from the coding sequence ATGTCTTTCAGCTTCAATTTTCAGTCATTGCAGAAATCTCTCGAGAAAACCACAAAGAGCTTGACCAGCACTTTGCAGGAAAACCTAGGAAATTTGCCTAGTGCAAATGAGGTCACCAGCTCTTTTCAATCCAACATGAACCATATTGGCAAGGAGGTTTCCAACCTTAAGCCAATTTTAAAGAGAACACAGAGATCGTTGCAGGAGAAGTTTGGCTCCATTAGCGATATTAGTGAACTTCCTCAGGAGTAtaaagacttggaaaagcAGGTCGATGATTTGCAGGGCTTctacaagaagatgattaaGGCTACCCAACAATATGAAATTGAGAGTTACGACTATCCCCCAAATGTTAGAGAGTCTCTCAATGATTATACGAAGATCATTAACGAGAAGTTTACCGGGTTATCTCAAGCTACTACCACCAGCGAGGCAGAAGCAGTGTTACTGGCACCAAGGAAGGAGCAATATCCCAAGACTTTTGCTCACCAATTCTCCAAGGTATTGAAGAGTTCGAGAGAAGCATTTTTGAGCAAGAAGACAACCGGTAATGATGCGGAAGAAACAGACCCAACAGAGTCAGAATCAGCACTATCCAAGGCATTGCTACTTATCAGTAACAGCCAGTACAAACTTGGAGATGAAAGATTGGAGGAAGATAAATTGATTATAAGCGAGTTCAACAACAAGATCACAAACATCTTGAGGGTGGATTTCGTCAAAGCTGATAAGCTAAGACGGAAAGTGGAGACTGCCAGGTTGAACTTTGATACTGTGAGATCAGAGATCAAGGAGTTGCAGAAGGGTGATGAAACCGTTGAAGTTCCAGAAACCCAGAGTAAAAAACTTGAGAACTGCGAAGATGAATTGGTTAACGCTACCGAATTAGCTGTTGAAGCTATGAAAGAACTAATCAAACCGGGAGAACCTCTCAACTTGTTAACcattttctccaaaatTCAGTTGAACTATCACAAGAATGTTACCGAGGAACTTTCTAGCTTGGTCGACAGTCTCACCACTCTTCCAGCCGATACAaaggatggagaagaagaatga
- the ADY2_2 gene encoding Accumulation of DYads, producing the protein MCAKTSTYTTPIPVEYSQHRIHFGNAGPLGLSAFALTTFVLSMVNCQAQGVTTPNIVIGLSIFYGGLVQLLAGMWELVNDHTFNALALSSYAGFWMSYAAIFVPWFNISAAYDSDEELQNAVGIFLLGWTIFTYGLCLVTIKSTVLFFGLFFMLGNTFLMLSIGSFVQSTACTKAGGVLGIITAFIAWFVAYAGVSNKDNSYLTITPIPIPVYHHRD; encoded by the coding sequence ATGTGTGCGAAGACATCTACTTACACTACACCTATCCCGGTTGAATATTCCCAACATAGGATCCATTTTGGCAATGCAGGACCTCTTGGGTTGAGTGCGTTTGCACTAACCACCtttgttctttctatgGTCAACTGCCAGGCACAAGGTGTCACAACACCGAATATCGTCATTGGATTATCTATTTTCTACGGTGGTCTTGTGCAGCTACTGGCAGGCATGTGGGAACTCGTTAATGATCATACTTTCAATGCTCTTGCATTGTCATCTTATGCTGGTTTCTGGATGAGTTACGCTGCCATTTTTGTTCCTTGGTTCAACATCTCGGCTGCCTATGATTCCGATGAAGAGTTGCAAAATGCCGTTGGCATTTTCCTTTTAGGTTGGACTATTTTCACATACGGGTTGTGTTTGGTCACTATTAAATCTACTGTGTTGTTCTTTGGATTATTTTTCATGCTTGGAAACACTTTTTTGATGCTTAGTATTGGATCTTTTGTCCAATCTACTGCGTGTACTAAGGCAGGAGGTGTATTAGGTATTATTACTGCCTTCATTGCTTGGTTTGTTGCCTATGCCGGTGTTTCCAACAAGGATAACTCGTATCTTACCATTACACCGATTCCAATCCCTGTCTATCACCATCGCGATTAA